From the Pseudomonas putida genome, one window contains:
- a CDS encoding DUF2059 domain-containing protein, translating into MTRLRVLCAAVALACASGQVLAATASHNAAAEKFLTLAHADKLGTPVYMQVQQMFAQRFAQTKAPASKQAVLESYQAKANAALDGAIGWNKLKPKMVDLYTQTFTEQELKDLVKFYESPLGKKVLTQMPKVTQQSAQLTQQSLEPAVPVVNKLLDDMTKELDPNAGKAAAPAKK; encoded by the coding sequence ATGACCCGTCTCCGTGTCCTCTGTGCTGCCGTCGCCCTGGCCTGTGCCAGCGGCCAGGTGCTCGCTGCCACCGCCAGCCACAACGCTGCCGCCGAGAAATTCCTGACCCTGGCCCATGCCGACAAGCTGGGCACCCCGGTGTACATGCAGGTCCAGCAGATGTTCGCCCAGCGCTTCGCCCAGACCAAGGCCCCGGCCAGCAAGCAGGCAGTACTGGAGAGCTACCAGGCCAAGGCCAACGCTGCGCTGGACGGTGCCATCGGCTGGAACAAGCTGAAGCCGAAGATGGTCGACCTCTACACCCAGACCTTCACCGAGCAGGAGCTCAAGGACCTGGTCAAGTTCTACGAGTCGCCGCTGGGCAAGAAAGTCCTGACCCAGATGCCGAAAGTCACCCAGCAGTCCGCCCAGCTGACCCAGCAGAGCCTGGAGCCGGCCGTGCCGGTGGTCAACAAGCTGCTCGACGACATGACCAAGGAGCTGGACCCGAACGCTGGCAAGGCCGCCGCCCCGGCCAAGAAGTGA